One genomic region from Candidatus Krumholzibacteriia bacterium encodes:
- a CDS encoding thioredoxin domain-containing protein, with product MRPTRIALAVAALCVVASTAGAEVRWSNEPYAQMLERAKQENKFVFIDFYATWCGPCKRLDKEVYPQASAEKLLNSMIAAKFDAEKDPWKPVANEFRVRAYPTLLVLGPDGKEVGRYIGYLPTDEFVEVIGGYAAGKSQLEMLEAQLTKNPNDFDLLVNTGIVHADAGRDKMAMPMFEKALTLDPNDERKRQDEIYYSMGEACYGVKNYKDARTYYSRVVADFPNSEYYNDSMRRLAGTEFKLGNADAAVATYWKITEPHQDDAGALNGFAWFCAQRKIGLDQALPVALKAVELSERDPGILDTLAEVYYARGEYDDAIKIGREALASDPDDPYFKEQVEKFKKAKEEADQAMR from the coding sequence GTGAGACCCACCCGCATTGCCCTTGCCGTCGCTGCCCTGTGCGTCGTGGCGAGCACCGCCGGCGCCGAAGTCCGCTGGAGCAACGAGCCCTACGCGCAGATGCTCGAGCGCGCCAAACAGGAAAACAAATTCGTCTTCATCGATTTCTACGCCACGTGGTGCGGGCCCTGCAAGCGGCTCGACAAGGAAGTCTATCCGCAGGCGTCGGCCGAGAAACTGTTGAACTCGATGATCGCGGCCAAGTTCGACGCCGAGAAGGACCCCTGGAAACCGGTGGCGAATGAGTTTCGCGTGCGTGCCTATCCCACGCTGCTGGTGCTGGGCCCGGACGGCAAGGAAGTGGGCCGCTACATCGGCTACCTGCCCACGGACGAGTTCGTCGAGGTGATCGGCGGCTACGCCGCCGGCAAGAGCCAGCTGGAGATGCTGGAGGCACAGCTCACGAAGAACCCAAACGACTTCGACCTGCTGGTCAACACGGGCATCGTCCATGCCGACGCGGGCCGCGACAAGATGGCGATGCCGATGTTCGAGAAGGCACTCACGCTGGATCCCAACGACGAACGCAAGCGCCAGGATGAGATCTATTACTCCATGGGCGAGGCCTGCTACGGCGTAAAGAACTACAAGGACGCCAGGACGTACTACTCGCGCGTGGTGGCCGATTTCCCGAACTCCGAGTACTACAACGACAGCATGCGCCGCCTGGCGGGCACGGAGTTCAAGCTGGGCAACGCGGATGCCGCGGTGGCCACGTACTGGAAGATCACGGAACCGCACCAGGACGACGCGGGCGCGCTCAACGGGTTTGCGTGGTTCTGTGCGCAGCGCAAGATCGGACTCGACCAGGCGCTGCCGGTGGCGCTCAAGGCGGTGGAACTCTCCGAGCGCGACCCGGGCATCCTCGACACGCTGGCCGAGGTGTACTACGCGCGCGGCGAGTACGACGACGCCATCAAGATCGGCCGCGAGGCGCTGGCGAGCGATCCCGACGATCCGTACTTCAAGGAACAGGTGGAGAAGTTCAAGAAGGCGAAGGAAGAGGCCGATCAGGCGATGCGCTAG